One genomic window of Candidatus Binatia bacterium includes the following:
- a CDS encoding cellulase family glycosylhydrolase, protein MRKNLNLPAVVCGLFFAACSGSSSGDADGFDPSPRYITDEQGRALILHGVNVSNEAKVDPLRLPAIDESDAERIAIRYGFNLVRYLIFWDAIEPQPGEFNLEYLESVSEHLDFFAAQGVYVVLDMHQDVYAARFCCDGAPEWAIRDDGQPFSLQPSWFLNYFQPAVIAAFDNFWDTDGPHADLQQHYAMSWQEVARSLGDHPAVLGYDLMNEPYPGSDVSTLELLGGVDPESRAPDFDRGKLQPFYEGLIEAIREVDRGGWIFLEPRFGGPGNGGPSYLERFEDPRQGPSRIAYFPHLYSTNFELSQNYDAETDPFLENWARERAREMEILGGPLLIGEWGLSPHAGGADQLYRESVELADRMTSGWAYWSYDAGGWGPWNPDGSDQAHADILVRAYPRRVAGEPTSYGYDQDTRCLSVDYEDRRGVQGPTEIYIPEARHYGNSGWQLHVQAEQWTSRWDDSREVLEVDIPPGGGLKRIFVTPPLACGDLFSPQCSGDPQVQAWLAEGCLP, encoded by the coding sequence ATGAGGAAAAATTTGAATTTGCCGGCTGTGGTCTGCGGTCTGTTCTTCGCGGCTTGCAGCGGGAGTTCTTCGGGGGATGCGGACGGATTTGATCCTTCCCCGCGCTATATTACCGATGAGCAGGGGCGAGCCCTGATTCTGCATGGGGTAAACGTCTCCAACGAGGCAAAGGTGGATCCTCTTCGCCTGCCTGCGATCGACGAAAGCGACGCCGAGAGAATCGCAATTCGTTACGGGTTCAATCTGGTTCGCTATCTGATCTTTTGGGATGCGATCGAACCTCAGCCCGGAGAATTCAATTTGGAGTATCTTGAATCTGTATCCGAGCATCTGGATTTCTTTGCCGCTCAGGGCGTGTACGTGGTCCTCGACATGCATCAGGATGTATATGCAGCGAGGTTCTGTTGTGATGGGGCCCCGGAATGGGCGATTCGAGACGATGGACAGCCGTTCTCGCTGCAGCCATCTTGGTTTCTGAACTACTTCCAACCAGCGGTCATCGCCGCCTTTGACAACTTCTGGGATACGGATGGGCCGCATGCGGATCTGCAGCAGCACTACGCGATGTCGTGGCAAGAAGTTGCGCGCTCGCTGGGCGATCACCCCGCAGTTCTGGGCTACGATCTGATGAATGAGCCGTATCCGGGCTCGGATGTCTCCACGCTGGAACTTCTGGGTGGCGTGGATCCGGAGTCGCGCGCGCCCGACTTCGATCGGGGCAAGTTGCAGCCATTTTATGAGGGCCTCATCGAGGCGATCCGGGAGGTCGATCGCGGAGGTTGGATTTTCCTCGAGCCGCGGTTTGGCGGGCCGGGCAATGGTGGGCCGTCCTATCTGGAGCGGTTCGAGGACCCACGTCAGGGTCCATCGCGGATTGCGTATTTTCCACACCTGTACTCGACGAACTTCGAGCTGAGTCAGAATTACGATGCAGAAACGGACCCGTTTTTGGAGAACTGGGCACGCGAGCGCGCGCGAGAGATGGAAATTCTGGGCGGACCTCTGCTGATCGGCGAGTGGGGCCTATCACCGCATGCGGGCGGGGCAGACCAGCTCTACCGTGAATCGGTGGAGCTGGCCGATCGCATGACCAGCGGCTGGGCGTATTGGAGTTATGATGCCGGTGGCTGGGGTCCGTGGAATCCGGACGGTAGCGATCAGGCCCATGCCGATATTTTGGTGCGCGCCTATCCACGACGGGTTGCCGGCGAGCCGACAAGTTACGGATATGACCAGGACACACGATGCCTTTCCGTGGACTATGAGGATCGGCGCGGGGTTCAGGGGCCCACCGAGATCTATATTCCCGAGGCACGACATTACGGGAACTCGGGCTGGCAACTCCACGTGCAGGCGGAGCAATGGACGAGCCGCTGGGATGACTCCCGCGAGGTCCTGGAAGTTGATATTCCCCCGGGCGGCGGACTCAAGCGGATTTTTGTCACACCGCCTCTGGCGTGCGGGGATCTTTTCTCGCCGCAGTGCTCAGGCGATCCTCAGGTCCAGGCTTGGCTTGCCGAAGGCTGTTTGCCTTAG